One Pelobates fuscus isolate aPelFus1 chromosome 8, aPelFus1.pri, whole genome shotgun sequence genomic window carries:
- the PERCC1 gene encoding protein PERCC1, with protein MATGVIRNLSEFKLPSTFQLPFLHSTLHHNIDFQDTSEEEDELLEEEEIEELAEDSPESFTESDDHHALPEEHDTEMTLQLLKFSELISSDIQRYFGQKTKEEDPDSCNIYEDYYMPRLSGQEMYYQDLVKMAQSRNHDKDNAFNPLTPPIELDHKMLRTISSKEDPKKLGPLTELFDFGLRKYMRQKVAASKDCRTQRLDKKYAHIVPMHRRMLPTSFWREPSPAPMCILNTNTPDFSDLLENWTSDTSHELQNASRDIMGEFSR; from the coding sequence ATGGCCACTGGAGTGATCAGAAACCTCTCTGAATTCAAACTTCCCTCGACCTTCCAACTCCCCTTTCTACATTCTACTTTACACCATAACATTGACTTCCAGGATACCTCAGAGGAAGAAGATGAATTGCTGGAAGAGGAGGAAATCGAGGAGCTAGCAGAAGACAGTCCAGAATCGTTCACGGAAAGCGATGACCATCATGCTTTGCCTGAAGAACACGATACTGAAATGACATTACAGCTGCTTAAGTTTTCTGAGTTAATTAGCTCTGACATTCAAAGATATTTTGGTCAGAAAACTAAGGAAGAAGATCCAGACTCATGTAATATTTACGAGGATTATTATATGCCTCGTCTCTCAGGACAAGAGATGTACTATCAAGATCTGGTAAAGATGGCACAAAGCAGAAACCATGATAAAGACAACGCCTTCAATCCTCTCACACCTCCGATAGAACTGGACCATAAGATGCTGAGAACCATCAGCAGCAAGGAAGACCCTAAGAAACTGGGGCCTTTGACAGAGCTGTTCGATTTTGGACTCCGTAAATACATGAGGCAGAAGGTGGCAGCAAGCAAAGATTGCAGAACGCAGAGACTAGATAAGAAATACGCTCACATCGTCCCTATGCATCGGCGGATGTTACCCACATCTTTCTGGAGGGAAccttccccagcccccatgtgcaTCCTCAACACAAACACACCAGACTTCAGTGATCTCCTTGAAAACTGGACCTCCGACACCAGTCATGAACTGCAGAATGCCAGCAGAGACATTATGGGGGAATTTAGCAGATAG